In Vibrio bathopelagicus, the following are encoded in one genomic region:
- a CDS encoding methyl-accepting chemotaxis protein, with amino-acid sequence MAEQEYDYPESYNLISVTDPSSKIKYASPHFNEVAGYKEGELVGEYHNVVRHSDMPKAAFKDLWGHIQSGSNWMGMVKNQRKGCGYYWVDAFASPLKEDNEIVEYQSVRFKPKREYVERAEKAYGILNKGKTPFKLMLPKTRLWQRQTFISILLIGLVYTLYLNQFVTVPQSLLLFFMGSSMSIYILTRRLENICKIAKDEFNNPLMEHIYFGKVDDLSEIALGMKVRKQYAKALLGRIRISVSDSCEMTLKQANKTAESNATVSENLENQKLEIDMAAAAINEMQAASSEISQNAQGTLDSTFSTQQELLSCQNELNQVEENFVELTNELDNISTISLSVERETQQISSVIEMINAIADQTNLLALNAAIEAARAGDSGRGFSVVADEVRVLAQKTQQATTEIQAVIEKLCTGSGQSVTAVNNGTEKAKRTQTTIQSTLESLTLLSEKVQGVVDRNNQIAVAIEEQVNVSEEINQNILSIHSKAEASHDLMEDSKKQYEQSVLSLNELRKGVARF; translated from the coding sequence ATGGCAGAGCAAGAGTATGATTACCCGGAGTCGTACAACCTAATTTCAGTGACAGACCCTTCCAGTAAAATCAAGTATGCAAGCCCCCATTTTAATGAAGTAGCAGGCTATAAAGAAGGAGAGCTCGTAGGTGAGTATCACAATGTAGTTCGTCATAGTGATATGCCTAAAGCCGCATTTAAAGATCTATGGGGTCATATTCAGTCAGGAAGTAACTGGATGGGTATGGTGAAAAACCAACGGAAAGGTTGTGGCTATTATTGGGTTGATGCTTTTGCTTCTCCGCTAAAAGAAGATAACGAGATTGTTGAGTACCAGTCTGTTCGGTTTAAGCCAAAAAGAGAATATGTCGAACGAGCAGAAAAAGCGTATGGAATTTTAAATAAAGGCAAAACACCATTTAAGCTCATGTTACCGAAAACAAGACTTTGGCAACGCCAGACTTTCATTTCAATATTGCTAATCGGGCTCGTTTATACGCTTTACCTTAATCAATTCGTGACTGTACCGCAAAGTTTGTTGTTATTCTTTATGGGTAGTTCGATGTCAATTTATATTCTTACGCGTCGTTTGGAAAATATTTGTAAAATAGCAAAAGATGAGTTCAACAACCCTTTAATGGAACATATTTATTTTGGTAAGGTGGATGATCTCTCCGAAATTGCGTTGGGAATGAAGGTTCGGAAACAATATGCAAAAGCGTTATTAGGTAGAATTCGAATTTCGGTGAGTGATTCATGTGAAATGACCCTAAAGCAGGCGAATAAAACCGCTGAATCGAATGCAACGGTGTCCGAAAACCTTGAAAATCAAAAATTAGAAATCGATATGGCAGCTGCCGCTATCAACGAAATGCAGGCGGCTTCAAGTGAAATTTCTCAAAATGCGCAAGGAACTCTTGATTCTACTTTTAGCACTCAACAAGAGCTCTTATCTTGTCAAAACGAGCTAAATCAAGTTGAAGAAAATTTCGTTGAGCTAACCAATGAATTAGACAACATTTCGACAATATCACTCTCTGTAGAGAGGGAGACGCAACAAATAAGCTCCGTCATCGAGATGATCAACGCGATTGCTGACCAAACCAATCTATTAGCGCTTAATGCTGCGATAGAAGCCGCACGAGCCGGTGATTCTGGAAGGGGGTTCTCGGTTGTGGCAGATGAAGTAAGAGTGCTTGCTCAAAAAACACAACAAGCAACAACAGAGATTCAAGCGGTTATTGAAAAGCTATGCACAGGAAGTGGTCAATCAGTAACGGCCGTTAACAACGGTACTGAAAAAGCGAAACGCACTCAAACGACGATTCAATCGACTCTAGAAAGCCTCACATTATTAAGTGAAAAGGTTCAAGGAGTGGTTGATAGGAATAACCAAATCGCGGTCGCTATTGAAGAGCAAGTTAATGTCTCAGAAGAGATTAACCAGAATATTCTTTCCATACACAGTAAAGCTGAAGCTTCTCACGATCTCATGGAAGACAGTAAAAAGCAGTATGAACAAAGTGTACTCAGCTTGAATGAGCTAAGAAAAGGAGTGGCTCGATTTTAA